A window from Malania oleifera isolate guangnan ecotype guangnan chromosome 7, ASM2987363v1, whole genome shotgun sequence encodes these proteins:
- the LOC131159283 gene encoding F-box/kelch-repeat protein At5g60570-like, with the protein MVFRHSLEELKTMMEVLGCELPAMVDVQGYMMLELYGYLNQERKYINKHWQSCFYVLFSGKTLEEFMKGLSGKAIYGPNLDHIGLKKRKYEAMSQSGGNHDGQASDDSLLPGLHDDSALDILAWSCRSDYANLACLNKKFKSLMASGYLYKLRRQLGVIEHWVYLACILMPWESYDPMRQRWMRLPRMPCDECFTYADKESLAVGTELLVFGRELSGFAIWMYSLLTRDWSRCPLMNLPRCLFGSSSRGEIAIVAGGSDKNGRILKSAELFNSEFGTWQTLPDMNLPRKLCSGFFMDEKFYIIGGISSDMKSLSCGEEYNLETQTWKRIKNMYPGSHVGREPAMGSPPLVAVVNNQLYSADQATNEVKKYDKANNSWSVVMRLPVRADSSNGWGLAFKACGNSILVIGGHRGPEGEVIVLHSWQPEGGQQWNVLSVRERAGAFVYNCAVMGC; encoded by the coding sequence ATGGTTTTCAGGCATTCTCTTGAGGAACTGAAGACAATGATGGAAGTGCTAGGTTGTGAATTGCCTGCCATGGTTGATGTGCAGGGATATATGATGCTAGAACTTTACGGCTACTTGAATCAAGAGAGGAAATATATTAACAAGCATTGGCAATCATGTTTTTATGTTCTATTTTCTGGGAAGACTCTTGAAGAATTTATGAAAGGGTTATCTGGAAAAGCGATATATGGTCCTAATTTGGACCATATAGGACTGAAAAAAAGGAAATATGAAGCAATGTCTCAATCTGGAGGGAATCATGATGGGCAAGCATCAGATGACAGTCTTCTGCCTGGCCTTCATGATGATAGTGCGCTGGATATTTTAGCCTGGAGCTGCAGATCTGATTATGCAAATCTTGCCTGtctaaataaaaaattcaagtCATTGATGGCAAGTGGATATTTATATAAACTGAGACGTCAACTTGGTGTTATTGAACATTGGGTTTATTTAGCCTGTATCTTAATGCCTTGGGAATCCTATGATCCTATGAGACAAAGGTGGATGAGGTTACCTAGGATGCCATGTGATGAATGCTTTACATATGCAGACAAGGAGTCTCTTGCTGTAGGGACTGAGCTACTTGTTTTTGGTCGTGAGTTATCAGGATTTGCAATTTGGATGTATAGTTTGCTTACACGTGATTGGTCTCGATGCCCTTTGATGAACTTGCCTCGATGTCTGTTTGGTTCTAGCAGCCGTGGGGAAATTGCTATTGTTGCTGGTGGAAGTGACAAGAATGGCCGTATTTTGAAGTCTGCCGAGCTTTTCAATTCAGAATTTGGTACTTGGCAAACTTTGCCAGATATGAACTTGCCACGCAAGTTGTGTTCGGGCTTCTTCATGGatgaaaaattttatattattggAGGCATTTCAAGTGATATGAAATCTCTAAGTTGTGGGGAAGAGTATAACTTGGAGACACAGACATGGAAGAGGATAAAGAACATGTACCCTGGTTCTCATGTGGGCAGAGAACCTGCCATGGGATCTCCTCCCCTGGTAGCTGTTGTAAATAATCAGCTTTACTCTGCTGACCAAGCAACCAATGAGGTTAAGAAATATGACAAGGCTAATAACTCTTGGAGTGTTGTCATGAGGCTGCCAGTTAGGGCCGACTCTTCAAATGGTTGGGGTCTTGCTTTCAAGGCATGTGGTAACAGCATATTAGTGATTGGAGGGCACAGGGGTCCTGAAGGTGAAGTAATTGTGCTGCACTCCTGGCAACCAGAGGGTGGACAACAATGGAATGTGCTTTCTGTCAGGGAACGGGCTGGTGCTTTTGTGTACAACTGTGCAGTAATGGGCTGTTAA